The following coding sequences lie in one Aricia agestis chromosome 10, ilAriAges1.1, whole genome shotgun sequence genomic window:
- the LOC121731134 gene encoding E3 ubiquitin-protein ligase siah-1-like, with translation MGNQKENLKKALGITDYPWSSDDDDDTHTAAEATSRFSNDNDAANSSRLTVQPQAPNTSLSPRIRNPTKLERDLFWRMLHHPRRIPPTSDPARPGPSSCQPIDSGHCIDLESKFSNIARMIAINKLPRKVPRLSSYRSSLPLLPVSPLERPRNRSSRSSQGDRIPPTIDVTTTEPRPNQPAALDQDSGINNSLSDDEVDSRLRVFLDESHDDSNENGNSTAAQATENPRPEEIVVEIEPDIEVVDNGGTDNAQSEQRPTEQANEESNAASNDNEPNTSRQAVKRKADDHDDNEISSVREFNQSVLRLLECPVCMEWMEPPMSQCRRGHLVCGGCRARLAACPVCRTAFSSVRNRAMEAVAELLRYPCRHGCGREARLRRRSAHEASCGARRYRCPVPACAERAPFPLAELHYHFQARHLPILKVGRRHRFSMRVSAQQHDTWLVAAARELFHLRVDVDVGSWGLVVYVAYIGPRCNAKNFTYEVTVTGQHNSRKLVYTRATHSDLESSTMNVNRQDCFHLTLDQALNFIRQKNRLAVPDKFLDFVVEINKREPPPATAQEQSDS, from the exons ATGGGTAATCAGAAAGAAAACCTAAAGAAGGCTCTCGGTATCACCGATTACCCCTGGAGTTCCG atgatgatgatgatactcACACTGCAGCAGAAGCTACATCAAGGTTTTCAAATGATAACGATGCAGCAAATTCATCCAGACTTACAG TGCAACCACAAGCACCAAATACTTCTCTATCACCGAGAATTAGGAACCCAACAAAACTAGAGCGGGATCTCTTCTGGAGGATGTTACATCATCCTCGTAGGATACCTCCTACTAGTGATCCAGCAAG gCCCGGTCCTAGCTCGTGCCAACCAATTGATAGTGGACACTGTATAGATCTGGAGAGCAAGTTCTCAAATATTGCACGCATGATTGCAATTAATAAACTTCCACGAAAAGTTCCACGTTTAAGTAGCTATAGAAGCAGTCTACCGCTATTAC CTGTTAGTCCCCTAGAAAGGCCTCGAAACAGATCATCTCGCAGTAGCCAAGGTGACC GCATACCACCAACTATAGACGTTACAACTACGGAGCCCAGACCTAACCAACCTGCAGCCCTCGATCAAGACTCTGGAATTAATAATTCACTTTCTGATGATG aagtcGATAGTAGACTACGTGTCTTTCTTGACGAATCTCACGATGACAGCAACGAAAATGGCAACAGTACAG CTGCACAAGCAACAGAAAATCCACGTCCTGAGGAAATAGTGGTTGAGATTGAACCGGATATAGAGGTCGTAGACAATGGTGGCACAGATAATGCACAGTCTGAGCAGAGACCTACTGAACAGGCGAATGAg GAATCAAACGCTGCTAGCAACGATAATGAGCCGAATACAAGTCGTCAAGCCGTTAAAAGGAAGGCAGATG ATCACGACGATAACGAAATAAGTTCCGTGCGAGAATTCAATCAG AGCGTCCTCCGTCTGCTGGAGTGCCCGGTGTGCATGGAGTGGATGGAGCCGCCGATGTCGCAGTGCCGGCGCGGGCACCTGGTGTGTGGGGGGTGCCGCGCGCGCCTCGCCGCCTGCCCCGTCTGCCGCACCGCCTTCTCCTCCGTGCGGAACCGCGCCATGGAGGCC GTGGCGGAGCTACTACGCTACCCGTGTCGTCACGGGTGCGGGCGCGAGGCGCGTCTGCGGCGGCGGTCGGCGCACGAGGCGTCGTGCGGCGCGCGCCGCTACCGCTGCCCCGTGCCCGCGTGCGCCGAGCGCGCGCCCTTCCCGCTCGCTGAATTGCACTATCATTTTCAG GCGCGGCACCTGCCCATCCTCAAGGTGGGTCGTCGTCACCGGTTCTCGATGCGGGTGAGCGCGCAGCAGCACGACACGTGGCTGGTGGCGGCGGCGCGCGAGCTGTTCCACCTGCGAGTCGACGTCGACGTCGGCAGCTGGGGACTCGTCGTGTACGTCGCGTACATCGGCCCGCGATGCAACGCCAAGAATTTCACTTATGAG GTAACAGTGACCGGGCAACACAACAGTCGCAAGCTCGTGTACACGCGCGCCACGCACAGCGACCTGGAGAGTTCCACCATGAACGTGAACCGCCAGGACTGTTTCCATCTCACCCTGGACCAGGCGCTCAACTTCATACGGCAGAAGAACCGTCTGGCGGTGCCGGACAAGTTCCTGGACTTTGTGGTGGAAATCAACAAACGCGAGCCGCCCCCGGCGACTGCGCAGGAGCAGTCGGACTCCTGA